One Danio aesculapii chromosome 22, fDanAes4.1, whole genome shotgun sequence genomic window carries:
- the LOC130216433 gene encoding D-galactoside-specific lectin-like isoform X1 — protein sequence MFSLSLVLTLILLNSSLLISANGGHGHDDDDDDDDYCRRSSRTATECEGLNLVLSCPRFRKIHILAANYGRTDRRTCIDHRPWGQIRKTNCISRNSLYIVSRSCDGHRSCTISATNSVFSDPCVGTYKFLRVKYCCKRRRG from the exons TAATTCTTCTGAACTCCAGCCTGCTAATATCTGCAAATGGTGGCCAtggtcatgatgatgatgatgatgatgatgattactgTAGGAGGTCTTCTA GAACCGCAACTGAGTGTGAAGGACTTAATCTGGTGCTGTCTTGTCCTA GATTTCGTAAGATCCACATACTTGCTGCAAACTATGGACGTACAGATAGAAGAACCTGCATTGACCATCGTCCATGGGGTCAAATCCGAAAAACCAACTGCATTTCACGCAACTCTCTGTACATTGTGTCCAGAAg CTGTGATGGACATCGGAGCTGCACCATATCAGCCACCAACAGTGTATTCTCTGATCCATGTGTCGGCACATACAAGTTCCTGAGAGTCAAATACTGCTGCAAGC GTCGTAGGGGCTGA